A genomic stretch from Desulfonispora thiosulfatigenes DSM 11270 includes:
- a CDS encoding NADH-quinone oxidoreductase subunit B, with amino-acid sequence MVVKNDELMSQEELEKKGILLTTFDKLFNWARGWSLWPFQFGLACCSIEMICSTQSRFDMSRFGYEVFRNSPRQADVMIVAGTITKKMAPTVEMLYHQMPEPRWVIALGNCAVGGGPFIDSYATVAGADKIIPVDVYIPGCPPRPEALIDGLLKIKEKINNPDKAKVKKDE; translated from the coding sequence ATGGTTGTAAAAAATGATGAATTAATGTCGCAGGAAGAGCTAGAAAAAAAAGGTATTTTGCTTACCACTTTTGATAAGCTTTTTAACTGGGCTAGAGGATGGTCATTATGGCCTTTTCAATTTGGTTTAGCCTGTTGCTCGATAGAAATGATATGTTCGACGCAATCAAGATTTGATATGTCACGGTTTGGTTATGAGGTATTTAGAAACTCACCTCGTCAAGCTGATGTAATGATTGTTGCGGGAACAATTACAAAAAAAATGGCTCCTACAGTTGAAATGCTTTATCATCAAATGCCAGAACCACGTTGGGTAATTGCATTAGGTAATTGTGCAGTAGGAGGAGGTCCTTTTATAGACTCATATGCTACTGTAGCTGGAGCCGATAAAATTATCCCTGTGGATGTATATATTCCAGGCTGTCCTCCAAGGCCAGAGGCTTTGATTGATGGATTACTTAAAATCAAAGAAAAAATAAACAATCCGGATAAAGCAAAGGTGAAAAAAGATGAATAA
- a CDS encoding NADH-quinone oxidoreductase subunit A → MLMEYGIVGILFIGGLAFGAIAVVLARLLQNHRPYPDKLTTYECGMEPQGTAWVGFRISYFLYALVFLVFDVETIFLYPWAVSFQKLGLFAIVEMCIFLGILIIGFLYAWKEGAFEWL, encoded by the coding sequence TTGTTAATGGAATATGGAATAGTGGGTATATTATTTATTGGAGGATTAGCTTTTGGAGCTATTGCAGTAGTATTAGCAAGATTGTTACAGAATCATCGACCTTATCCTGATAAATTAACAACGTATGAGTGTGGTATGGAGCCCCAAGGTACAGCATGGGTTGGATTTAGAATTAGTTATTTTTTATACGCTTTAGTTTTTTTAGTATTTGACGTAGAAACTATATTTTTATATCCATGGGCGGTTTCTTTTCAAAAGTTAGGTTTATTTGCAATTGTAGAGATGTGTATTTTCTTGGGTATCTTGATTATTGGTTTTCTATATGCCTGGAAGGAAGGTGCTTTTGAATGGTTGTAA
- a CDS encoding NADH-quinone oxidoreductase subunit C, which translates to MNNIKELLESYSEKINFHEEKLNEIYLNESSDITEIMNYLKDNGYTFLVDVTSVDYKEYFEMIYQLFSFTENIHLTVKTKLSHEDPQIDSMTSLWDTADWHEREAYDLMGIKFNNHPNLVRILTWDDFEGHPLRKDYEYESNRK; encoded by the coding sequence ATGAATAATATTAAAGAATTATTAGAATCATATTCTGAAAAAATTAACTTTCATGAAGAAAAATTAAATGAAATATATTTAAATGAGAGTTCGGATATAACTGAAATAATGAACTATTTAAAAGATAATGGCTATACCTTTTTAGTTGATGTAACAAGTGTTGATTATAAAGAGTATTTTGAAATGATTTATCAATTATTTAGTTTTACTGAAAATATACATTTAACAGTAAAAACTAAATTAAGTCATGAAGATCCACAAATTGATTCAATGACTTCTTTATGGGACACAGCTGATTGGCATGAAAGAGAAGCTTATGACTTAATGGGGATTAAATTTAACAATCATCCTAACTTAGTTAGGATCCTGACTTGGGATGATTTTGAAGGCCACCCTTTAAGAAAAGACTATGAATATGAAAGTAACCGTAAGTAA
- a CDS encoding NADH-quinone oxidoreductase subunit D — MKTQKYTLNLGPQHPSTHGVLRVVLELDGEICTEATTVIGYLHRGMEKLAEKRTYAQFIPYTDRLDYLAGLTNELGYVQAIEKLVGIEVPERAEYIRVITAELMRMASHLLGVGVFIMDVGAVTGVFYPMIEREKILDLFSMICGARLTFNYIRIGGVAQDLPEEFFPAVNKFIDEFPKALEQYERLVNDNEIFKLRTKNVGVITAEEAMSYGLSGPCLRGSGVNHDVRKVNPYSIYDRFDFNIPVGINGDCYDRYIVRMEEVKESFKIIKQALKQMPEGPTMAKVPKILKPPVGDVYHQIENAKGVYGTYLVSDGTVNPYRTHFRRPSYNNLSIFDKLFVGHKIADIVAIIASFDFDLGEVDA, encoded by the coding sequence GTGAAAACACAAAAATATACGTTAAATCTTGGACCTCAACACCCTAGTACACATGGGGTTTTGAGGGTAGTATTAGAATTAGATGGTGAAATATGTACAGAAGCTACAACTGTTATTGGTTATTTACACAGGGGCATGGAAAAGCTAGCTGAAAAAAGAACTTATGCTCAGTTTATCCCTTATACTGATAGGCTGGATTATCTTGCAGGACTAACTAATGAGCTAGGGTATGTGCAAGCTATTGAAAAGTTAGTAGGAATTGAAGTTCCTGAAAGGGCTGAATATATTAGAGTTATTACTGCAGAATTAATGCGTATGGCTAGCCATCTTCTTGGAGTAGGCGTATTTATTATGGATGTGGGAGCAGTGACGGGAGTATTTTACCCTATGATTGAGCGTGAAAAAATACTAGATCTTTTTAGCATGATTTGCGGAGCAAGGTTAACTTTTAACTATATCCGTATTGGTGGAGTAGCTCAAGATTTGCCAGAAGAATTTTTCCCTGCTGTTAATAAATTTATTGATGAATTTCCAAAGGCTCTTGAACAATATGAGAGATTAGTAAATGATAATGAAATCTTTAAATTAAGAACTAAAAATGTTGGTGTTATTACAGCTGAGGAAGCTATGAGCTATGGATTAAGTGGTCCTTGTTTAAGAGGATCAGGAGTAAATCATGATGTTCGTAAAGTGAACCCATATAGTATTTATGACCGTTTTGACTTTAATATTCCAGTGGGAATTAATGGTGACTGTTATGACCGCTATATAGTAAGAATGGAAGAAGTTAAAGAAAGCTTTAAAATCATCAAGCAAGCATTAAAACAAATGCCAGAAGGACCTACAATGGCAAAGGTACCAAAGATTTTAAAGCCACCAGTAGGGGATGTCTATCATCAAATAGAAAATGCTAAAGGTGTCTACGGTACTTATTTAGTAAGTGATGGAACAGTTAATCCATATAGAACGCATTTTAGAAGACCATCTTATAATAATTTATCTATTTTTGATAAGTTATTTGTAGGTCACAAAATAGCTGATATTGTAGCTATAATTGCCAGCTTTGACTTTGATTTAGGAGAAGTTGACGCCTAA